In Quercus robur chromosome 10, dhQueRobu3.1, whole genome shotgun sequence, a genomic segment contains:
- the LOC126701388 gene encoding ammonium transporter 3 member 1-like, which produces MGTPPIPIAYQSGTSLAVPEWLNKGDNAWQMISATLVGLQSVPGLVILYGSVVKKKWAVNSAFMALYAFAAVVICWVTWAYKMSFGDKLLPFWGKAGPALGQKFLLKWAALPETAQYNSTGGLETAMAQPYYPMATMVWFQCVFAAITLILLAGSLLGRMNIKAWMMFVPLWLTFSYTVGAFSLWGGGFLFHWGVMDYSGGYVIHLSSGIGGFTAAYWVGPRLKRDRERFPPNNVLLTLAGAGLLWMGWAGFNGGDPYAANIDSSMAVLNTNICAATSLLIWTSLDVIFFNKPSVIGAVQGMITGLVCITPGAGLVQGWAAIVMGILSGSVPWFTMMIVHKKSKLLQKVDDTLGVFHTHAVAGLLGGILTGVFAEPELCNLFLPVTNSRGGVYGGNGGIQVGKQIVGGLFIIGWNLVVTTIICLVIKLVIPLRMPDDLLLIGDDAVHGEEAYALWGDGEKYDATKHGNYSDETLHPKLSTGATQVV; this is translated from the exons ATGGGTACTCCACCAATACCAATAGCTTACCAATCCGGCACATCTCTAGCAGTGCCAGAATGGTTGAACAAAGGAGACAACGCATGGCAAATGATATCAGCCACTCTGGTTGGTCTACAAAGTGTGCCAGGGCTTGTCATACTCTATGGTAGTGTTGTCAAGAAAAAATGGGCTGTAAACTCAGCTTTCATGGCTTTATATGCTTTTGCAGCTGTGGTAATTTGTTGGGTTACATGGGCATACAAGATGTCCTTTGGTGATAAGCTCCTTCCCTTCTGGGGCAAAGCCGGACCAGCTTTAGGCCAAAAGTTCCTTTTGAAATGGGCTGCACTACCTGAAACTGCGCAGTATAATAGTACTGGTGGGTTAGAGACGGCTATGGCTCAGCCATACTACCCCATGGCAACGATGGTGTGGTTTCAGTGTGTGTTTGCTGCAATCACTTTGATACTTTTAGCTGGATCTTTGTTGGGGAGGATGAATATTAAGGCATGGATGATGTTTGTGCCACTTTGGCTTACTTTCTCTTACACTGTAGGAGCATTCAGTTTGTGGGGTGGTGGGTTCTTGTTCCATTGGGGTGTCATGGACTATTCTGGTGGTTATGTCATTCATCTTTCTTCTGGGATTGGTGGATTCACAGCTGCTTACTGg GTGGGACCAAGATTgaaaagagacagagagagatttCCTCCAAACAATGTATTGTTGACATTGGCAGGAGCAGGGTTACTGTGGATGGGATGGGCAGGATTCAATGGTGGAGATCCATATGCAGCCAATATAGATTCTTCCATGGCTGTTCTAAACACCAACATTTGCGCTGCTACTAGCCTCCTGATTTGGACATCGCTAGACGTCATTTTCTTCAATAAACCCTCAGTCATTGGAGCCGTCCAGGGCATGATCACTGGCCTTGTTTGCATCACACCCGGTGCAG GTCTTGTTCAAGGATGGGCAGCTATAGTGATGGGAATTTTGTCAGGAAGTGTTCCATGGTTTACTATGATGATAGTACACAAGAAGTCAAAATTACTCCAAAAGGTTGATGACACACTAGGTGTGTTCCACACCCATGCTGTGGCTGGATTACTTGGTGGAATTCTTACTGGTGTCTTTGCTGAGCCTGAACTATGCAACCTCTTTCTGCCTGTCACAAACTCTAGGGGAGGAGTCTATGGAGGAAACGGAGGAATACAAGTCGGCAAACAGATTGTAGGTGGCTTATTCATCATTGGATGGAACCTTGTTGTCACAACTATCATCTGCCTTGTGATAAAATTGGTGATCCCTTTGCGTATGCCCGATGATTTATTACTTATAGGGGATGATGCTGTTCATGGTGAGGAAGCATATGCATTGTGGGGTGATGGAGAGAAGTATGATGCTACTAAGCATGGCAATTATTCGGATGAAACATTGCACCCCAAGCTATCAACTGGTGCTACTCAGGTGGTCTAG